From Zingiber officinale cultivar Zhangliang chromosome 5B, Zo_v1.1, whole genome shotgun sequence, the proteins below share one genomic window:
- the LOC121986250 gene encoding uncharacterized protein LOC121986250, whose protein sequence is MEQGEPALVPQWYKIANGNTSTNGLRTNSSKRFDENSVGHSPRNRLLGNHDRNIRRSLSSNESVEKGSSGRSQAYSNFRRSRDRYQDRDFDSRDRENKSLSFDNGFDYHDSVLGVRSEEHALRRSQSLIAERQAESRAKKLGSSGNNSSPSRGSIIGNIGKTSFEKEFPSLQVDAKQSFYDASTVSPLGLRTAVQSLPAITPVIIGTSALAEVPAKVETDGSIHSPVLPTSTINQASTPGSSMPGLNMAEALTQVPSQVSDVPQLLINTQRIEELTLRKCKQLIPMTPSLPKSLNGSLSDKTKSKVARAGDFNSLSKVAQQSHVNQTIRSSTNSDAAKISSVGTFQVLNREKNDIISVAKDGQGVSKSVNAVAPFPSAVVPSKIPTDQNLNIDKNAGDRKILSQAQNRNAFFNLLRKKSSSGSTSVSKPSSVEPALTTEKSNAEHQHCTSPVNNKVNNSFPSESALNGSTEVGSMSEDFCTSNLSERSYSDNGETNPDSDIVVDPEEEAFLRSLGWDKNGWEEALTAEEIDDFHKKYEKQIPLKIVPEYVD, encoded by the exons ATGGAGCAAGGTGAACCAGCATTGGTTCCACAGTGGTACAAGATTGCAAACGGGAACACTTCAACCAATGGCCTGCGAACCAATTCATCTAAACGTTTTG ATGAAAATAGTGTGGGACATAGCCCAAGAAATAGATTACTAGGCAACCATGATAGGAATATACGACGGAGTTTGAGCTCCAACGAATCTGTAGAGAAAGGGAGCTCTGGCAGATCACAGGCTTACAGTAATTTTCGGAGGTCTCGTGATAGGTACCAGGATAGGGATTTTGATTCCCGTGACAGAGAAAATAAGTCACTTTCATTTGACAATGGATTTGATTATCATGATTCAGTATTAGGAGTTAGGTCCGAGGAGCATGCCTTAAGGCGTTCCCAATCTTTGATAGCAGAAAGGCAAGCTGAGTCCCGGGCAAAAAAGCTTGGAAGTAGTGGAAATAACAGTTCTCCATCTAGGGGAAGTATCATTGGAAATATTGGTAAAACCTCATTTGAGAAAGAGTTTCCATCTCTTCAGGTTGACGCAAAGCAGAGCTTCTACGATGCATCTACTGTATCACCTCTCGGTCTTAGAACTGCTGTTCAGAGTCTTCCTGCTATTACTCCTGTCATAATTGGGACTTCAGCCCTGGCAGAAGTACCAGCCAAAGTTGAGACTGATGGAAGTATACATTCTCCTGTTTTACCAACTAGTACCATCAATCAAGCATCTACACCTGGAAGCAGTATGCCAGGATTAAACATGGCAGAGGCATTGACTCAGGTTCCATCTCAAGTTAGTGATGTACCTCAG TTGCTCATAAACACTCAAAGGATTGAGGAACTTACTCTTCGAAAATGCAAGCAACTAATACCCATGACACCTTCATTGCCTAAATCCTTG AATGGCAGTCTATCGGATAAGACAAAATCCAAAGTTGCAAGAGCTGGGGATTTTAATTCTCTTAGCAAGGTTGCCCAACAGTCACATGTGAACCAAACTATCCGGTCATCAACTAATTCTGATGCTGCAAAGATATCGTCAGTGGGGACTTTTCAGGTTCTTAACCGAGAGAAGAATGACATCATCTCTGTTGCTAAAGATGGCCAAGGTGTCAGCAAGTCTGTGAACGCTGTTGCCCCTTTTCCTTCTGCAGTTGTTCCATCGAAGATCCCAACTGACCAAAATCTTAACATAGACAAAAATGCAGGGGATAGAAAAATCCTTTCTCAAGCTCAAAATAGGAATGCATTCTTCAATTTACTAAGGAAGAAATCTTCAAGTGGTTCAACTAGTGTTTCAAAGCCAAGCTCAGTTGAACCAGCACTGACCACTGAGAAGTCAAATGCAGAGCACCAGCACTGCACCTCCCCTGTTAATAATAAGGTGAATAATAGCTTTCCATCAGAATCTGCTCTTAATGGATCAACAGAGGTCGGAAGCATGAGTGAAGATTTTTGCACTTCGAATCTGTCAGAGAGATCTTACTCGGACAATGGAGAAACTAATCCTGACTCGGACATTGTTGTCGATCCTGAAGAGGAAGCCTTCTTACGATCTCTTGGATGGGACAAAAATGGATGGGAGGAAGCCCTTACTGCTGAGGAGATTGACGACTTTCATAAGAAG TACGAGAAGCAGATACCACTGAAGATTGTGCCCGAGTATGTAGACTGA
- the LOC121986251 gene encoding protein CPR-5-like, translating to MNLSRSHGRATRDGGGGNIASDGCGGLASDSSGRRRSLLLRRGRGVATSKASRGERDDASSSSSSHSSSPTSRSTTKRWKMRWVRLRSGSSRSLLVFAPDHCNESVQDLALPLGMSFAAVIAQVSFGKSISKDNIEIDHLSKMCSSAVKESITNIYGQKFDCFIRNFDKSFCSSLKTLGLINNMSVNRKENATSTGSCSFNREITPELTNTELIRTTEGPVETAVPSSSCSYRSVEITPDLVGTVFIRTLEGPEEHAPFKSADNQLILHRDTNQQLANIHSGTRGIGFSQSSLSTIERSVIEQTRSNDLKALEIELIMKKLQLKQSQLVISSDANLLEKIKISLGISKASFKEEKLRNQMQETRHAQLLQRCMDLLVAGLIVMCIFLTYGVFIFSYQRLSEITSVCASVTEKSKSWWIPKGVHSFSSGMEMLRCQLMVLSRLSFGILMIVAIAYVAFQRSVKSAAAMPVTFIVLLLGVLCGFSGKLCIDTLGGNGYRWLFDWEVMCALHFFANAFPSALYHLLYGPVTLSQGAKSATIPFWMRRYAFYSLLLPILPLSSGLLPFASVSEWKAHLAEKLASWGPNLTTLSMFYL from the exons ATGAATCTCTCTCGTTCTCACGGCCGCGCTACACGCGACGGCGGTGGCGGCAATATCGCCAGCGATGGATGCGGAGGCTTGGCTTCCGATTCCTCTGGGAGGCGGCGGTCGTTGCTGCTAAGGAGGGGAAGAGGCGTTGCTACTTCGAAAGCCAGTAGGGGGGAGAGGGACGACGCCTCTTCTTCGTCGTCTTCGCACTCCTCTTCCCCGACCTCGCGTTCCACGACCAAGCGGTGGAAGATGAGATGGGTGCGTTTGCGGAGCGGAAGCAGTCGAAGCCTCTTGGTGTTCGCGCCCGATCACTGCAATGAGAGTGTCCAGGATCTCGCTCTCCCTCTCGGCATGTCATTCGCTGCGGTTATTGCTCAG GTTTCATTTGGGAAGAGCATTTCAAAAGATAATATAGAAATAGATCATCTTTCCAAG ATGTGCAGTTCAGCAGTGAAAGAATCTATAACAAAT ATATATGGGCAAAAATTTGATTGTTTCATAAGGAATTTTGATAAGTCATTCTGTAGCTCATTGAAGACCCTTGGTTTGATCAATAACATGTCTGTTAATAGGAAGGAAAATGCAACTTCTACTGGTTCATGTTCTTTCAACAGAGAAATAACACCTGAATTGACCAATACTGAACTTATCAGAACCACTGAAGGTCCTGTGGAAACTGCTGTTCCTTCCAGTTCTTGTTCTTACAGGAGTGTTGAAATCACACCTGACTTGGTTGGTACTGTATTTATCAGAACCCTTGAAGGTCCAGAGGAACACGCTCCATTTAAATCAGCAGACAATCAACTCATTCTTCATCGAGATACAAATCAGCAACTTGCAAATATTCACAGTGGCACACGTGGGATTGGGTTTAGTCAGTCTAGTCTGAGTACAATCGAGAGATCTGTAATCGAGCAGACACGCTCTAATGACCTCAAGGCTCTTGAGATAGAGCTAATTATGAAGAAGTTGCAGCTGAAGCAATCCCAGTTAGTCATTAGTTCGGATGCAAATTTGCTAGAGAAGatcaagatatcattaggtattTCCAAGGCTTCCTTCAAGGAAGAGAAATTGAGGAATCAAATGCAGGAGACTAGACACGCTCAACTCTTGCAACGATGTATGGACCTTCTCGTTGCTGGTTTGATTGTCATGTGTATCTTCCTTACATACGGAGTTTTCATCTTTTCGTACCAACGCCTCTCAGAGATCACATCTGTGTGCGCGTCTGTTACTGAG AAATCAAAATCCTGGTGGATTCCGAAAGGAGTTCATTCTTTCAGTTCAGGCATGGAAATGTTGAGGTGCCAATTAATGGTCCTATCCCGCCTGTCTTTTGGGATATTAATGATTGTAGCAATTGCTTACGTGGCCTTCCAACGGTCAGTAAAGTCGGCCGCGGCCATGCCAGTGACATTTATCGTGCTGCTACTAGGAGTTCTTTGCGGGTTTTCTGGAAAGTTATGCATCGACACATTAGGCGGGAATGGATATCGCTGGTTATTTGATTGGGAAGTTATGTGCGCGCTCCATTTCTTCGCCAATGCATTCCCGTCCGCATTATACCATCTTCTTTACGGCCCTGTAACCCTGTCGCAAGGAGCAAAATCAGCTACCATTCCTTTCTGGATGAGAAGATATGCATTCTACTCGCTGCTGCTGCCGATTCTCCCATTGTCGAGCGGGCTACTGCCGTTTGCTTCTGTCTCTGAATGGAAAGCGCATTTGGCCGAGAAATTAGCTTCCTGGGGTCCAAATTTGACGACTCTAAGTATGTTTTATTTATGA
- the LOC121986254 gene encoding protein TIFY 6b-like, with the protein MERDFLGTHSKNFHPDPAALAGSPLQWPFSNKASAMQQFMLYKASQEEGPRSQALRPQHLPKAAAFELNHHALASQNFPGRHSIHGSFSSSSRHFTIPLAGNPYFKVQNAHYSAPNSAIKSTKKQPFVGGGVEVGSFGHRNMAKQKHKAAAQLTIFYGGCVNVFHDVPFDKAQAVMSSLANSGPNMASNGKKIRSEASRPISNSVSSKQSSARVVSPPSTASTGLKLVAHPSSVNQHQAIPRAIPQARKASLARFLEKRKERLTSAVPYASTKISTENNDWGHNASSSTSNSSADTNLSSYRMTSSFAGHLKNNSMDALSIKLKI; encoded by the exons ATGGAGAGGGATTTCTTGGGAACTCACTCCAAAAATTTCCATCCTGATCCAG CTGCTTTAGCAGGTTCACCGCTGCAGTGGCCTTTCTCAAACAAGGCGTCCGCCATGCAGCAGTTCATGCTGTACAAGGCTTCGCAAGAGGAGGGTCCAAGAAGCCAGGCTTTGAGACCTCAACATCTGCCAAAAGCCGCCGCCTTCGAGCTCAATCACCATGCTTTAGCATCTCAG AATTTTCCTGGCCGGCACTCAATCCATGGCTCTTTTAGCTCTTCGAGCCGCCATTTCACCATTCCCCTCGCTGGAAACCCTTACTTCAAGGTTCAGAACGCTCACTACTCTGCTCCTAATTCAGCAATCAAGTCCACAAAGAAGCAGCCCTTCGTGGGAGGAGGAGTTGAAGTTGGCTCCTTTGGCCATAG GAACATGGCAAAGCAAAAGCACAAGGCGGCTGCGCAGCTGACAATCTTCTATGGCGGCTGTGTGAATGTCTTCCACGATGTCCCATTCGACAag GCTCAAGCAGTAATGTCATCCTTGGCGAATTCAGGGCCAAATATGGCTTCAAATGGCAAGAAAATCCGATCTGAAGCATCACGACCCATATCGAATTCTGTCAGTTCTAAACAATCTTCAGCTCGAGTCGTGTCGCCTCCTTCAACTGCATCAACAGGGCTTAAACTTGTGGCACATCCAAGTTCAGTGAACCAACACCAGGCCATTCCAAGAG CCATACCTCAAGCTCGAAAGGCCTCGTTGGCACGGTTCTTGGAGAAGCGCAAAGAGAG GTTGACCAGTGCCGTGCCTTATGCTTCCACCAAGATATCGACAGAGAACAACGACTGGGGACATAATGCATCATCAAGCACGTCTAACTCATCAGCTGATACCAATCTTTCGAGCTACCGAATGACCTCATCTTTTGCAGGGCACCTCAAGAACAACAGCATGGATGCTTTAAGCATTAAGCTAAAGATATAG
- the LOC121986252 gene encoding ankyrin repeat-containing protein At2g01680-like isoform X1: MDLRLRPLQQPFIEAVRSGDVDAARRVLEGVEDPDAAAALAIARTEAGETALYIAAESNSVELFRYLLRFYDFDAAVIRSRVDLDAFHVAAKHGHTVIVKELLSNWPDVCRQCNSSNTTALYSAAVMDHLEVVNSILDVDDTTIRIVRKNGKTALHTAARVGYYQIVKALLLRDPGVVSIKDKKGQTALHMAVKGRSLDVVEELLQADISTLNMCDKKGNTAMHIATRKWRPQMVRLLLCYETIEVNKINNQNETAMDLAEKIPYGDSQMDIMESLSEAGAKHARNVGKNDEELRRTVSDIKHDVHTQSIQNDKTNKHVTGIAKELRKLHHEAVQNTINSVTMVAVLIGSIAFMAIFNLPGQYFQDGDEVGKANIADKMGFRVFCLLNATALFISLAVVVVQITLVAWETGAQKQVVSIVNKLMWTACLSTCAAFLSLSYVVVGKQSSWMATTITAIGGPIMAGTLLTMSYFVLRQRFRFGEDSQRRIRRASGSKSFSWSLHSGFSDPDALSEHEKKIYAL; encoded by the exons ATGGATCTGCGGCTTCGACCGCTGCAGCAGCCCTTCATCGAGGCTGTCCGATCGGGGGACGTCGACGCCGCCCGACGCGTCCTGGAGGGCGTCGAGGACCCGGACGCGGCCGCCGCCCTGGCGATCGCGCGGACGGAGGCCGGTGAGACCGCGCTGTACATCGCGGCGGAGAGCAACTCGGTGGAGCTATTCCGGTATCTCCTCCGCTTCTATGACTTCGACGCCGCCGTCATCCGCTCCCGCGTCGACCTCGACGCTTTTCATGTCGCCGCCAAGCACGGGCACACCG TGATTGTTAAAGAGCTGCTGAGCAACTGGCCTGATGTCTGCAGACAATGTAACTCATCAAATACTACTGCTCTTTATTCAGCTGCGGTCATGGATCATTTGGAGGTGGTGAATTCCATACTAGATGTGGATGATACCACAATAAGAATCGTGAGAAAGAATGGGAAAACTGCACTGCACACTGCTGCTAGAGTTGGTTATTATCAAATTGTGAAAGCACTTCTTCTGAGAGATCCGGGAGTAGTTTCTATAAAGGATAAAAAGGGACAGACTGCATTACATATGGCTGTAAAAGGTCGCAGTCTAGATGTTGTGGAGGAGTTACTGCAAGCTGATATTTCTACTCTGAACATGTGTGACAAGAAAGGAAACACAGCTATGCATATAGCCACCAGGAAATGGCGTCCACAG ATGGTACGGCTTCTTTTGTGCTATGAGACTATCGAGGTGAATAAGATCAATAATCAGAATGAAACTGCAATGGACTTGGCTGAAAAGATCCCGTATGGTGATTCTCAGATGGATATTATGGAAAGTCTTTCAGAAGCTGGTGCCAAACATGCAAGGAATGTTGGCAAGAACGACGAGGAGCTGCGGAGAACTGTCAGCGATATTAAGCATGATGTCCACACCCAGTCCATTCAGAATGataaaacaaacaagcatgtgacAGGCATAGCAAAAGAGCTTAGAAAATTACATCACGAAGCTGTTCAGAATACCATCAACTCTGTGACAATGGTAGCAGTTCTAATCGGATCCATTGCATTTATGGCCATATTCAATTTGCCTGGTCAATATTTCCAAGATGGAGATGAAGTAGGCAAGGCCAATATAGCTGACAAAATGGGCTTTCGTGTGTTCTGCCTCTTAAATGCCACTGCATTGTTCATTTCACTTGCTGTCGTCGTGGTTCAGATCACTTTGGTCGCATGGGAAACAGGTGCTCAGAAGCAGGTCGTTTCCATAGTAAACAAGCTCATGTGGACTGCCTGCCTCAGTACTTGCGCAGCTTTCCTCTCTCTATCTTACGTGGTCGTGGGGAAGCAATCATCCTGGATGGCAACAACAATAACTGCAATCGGAGGTCCTATCATGGCTGGCACCCTGTTGACGATGAGTTATTTTGTTCTTCGACAGCGTTTCCGATTTGGCGAAGACTCTCAAAGGCGAATCAGAAGGGCCAGCGGCAGCAAGTCCTTCTCCTGGTCCCTTCACTCTGGTTTCTCAGATCCAGATGCCTTATCCGAACACGAGAAGAAGATATATGCTCTTTAG
- the LOC121986252 gene encoding ankyrin repeat-containing protein At2g01680-like isoform X2, whose protein sequence is MDLRLRPLQQPFIEAVRSGDVDAARRVLEGVEDPDAAAALAIARTEAGETALYIAAESNSVELFRYLLRFYDFDAAVIRSRVDLDAFHVAAKHGHTAAVMDHLEVVNSILDVDDTTIRIVRKNGKTALHTAARVGYYQIVKALLLRDPGVVSIKDKKGQTALHMAVKGRSLDVVEELLQADISTLNMCDKKGNTAMHIATRKWRPQMVRLLLCYETIEVNKINNQNETAMDLAEKIPYGDSQMDIMESLSEAGAKHARNVGKNDEELRRTVSDIKHDVHTQSIQNDKTNKHVTGIAKELRKLHHEAVQNTINSVTMVAVLIGSIAFMAIFNLPGQYFQDGDEVGKANIADKMGFRVFCLLNATALFISLAVVVVQITLVAWETGAQKQVVSIVNKLMWTACLSTCAAFLSLSYVVVGKQSSWMATTITAIGGPIMAGTLLTMSYFVLRQRFRFGEDSQRRIRRASGSKSFSWSLHSGFSDPDALSEHEKKIYAL, encoded by the exons ATGGATCTGCGGCTTCGACCGCTGCAGCAGCCCTTCATCGAGGCTGTCCGATCGGGGGACGTCGACGCCGCCCGACGCGTCCTGGAGGGCGTCGAGGACCCGGACGCGGCCGCCGCCCTGGCGATCGCGCGGACGGAGGCCGGTGAGACCGCGCTGTACATCGCGGCGGAGAGCAACTCGGTGGAGCTATTCCGGTATCTCCTCCGCTTCTATGACTTCGACGCCGCCGTCATCCGCTCCCGCGTCGACCTCGACGCTTTTCATGTCGCCGCCAAGCACGGGCACACCG CTGCGGTCATGGATCATTTGGAGGTGGTGAATTCCATACTAGATGTGGATGATACCACAATAAGAATCGTGAGAAAGAATGGGAAAACTGCACTGCACACTGCTGCTAGAGTTGGTTATTATCAAATTGTGAAAGCACTTCTTCTGAGAGATCCGGGAGTAGTTTCTATAAAGGATAAAAAGGGACAGACTGCATTACATATGGCTGTAAAAGGTCGCAGTCTAGATGTTGTGGAGGAGTTACTGCAAGCTGATATTTCTACTCTGAACATGTGTGACAAGAAAGGAAACACAGCTATGCATATAGCCACCAGGAAATGGCGTCCACAG ATGGTACGGCTTCTTTTGTGCTATGAGACTATCGAGGTGAATAAGATCAATAATCAGAATGAAACTGCAATGGACTTGGCTGAAAAGATCCCGTATGGTGATTCTCAGATGGATATTATGGAAAGTCTTTCAGAAGCTGGTGCCAAACATGCAAGGAATGTTGGCAAGAACGACGAGGAGCTGCGGAGAACTGTCAGCGATATTAAGCATGATGTCCACACCCAGTCCATTCAGAATGataaaacaaacaagcatgtgacAGGCATAGCAAAAGAGCTTAGAAAATTACATCACGAAGCTGTTCAGAATACCATCAACTCTGTGACAATGGTAGCAGTTCTAATCGGATCCATTGCATTTATGGCCATATTCAATTTGCCTGGTCAATATTTCCAAGATGGAGATGAAGTAGGCAAGGCCAATATAGCTGACAAAATGGGCTTTCGTGTGTTCTGCCTCTTAAATGCCACTGCATTGTTCATTTCACTTGCTGTCGTCGTGGTTCAGATCACTTTGGTCGCATGGGAAACAGGTGCTCAGAAGCAGGTCGTTTCCATAGTAAACAAGCTCATGTGGACTGCCTGCCTCAGTACTTGCGCAGCTTTCCTCTCTCTATCTTACGTGGTCGTGGGGAAGCAATCATCCTGGATGGCAACAACAATAACTGCAATCGGAGGTCCTATCATGGCTGGCACCCTGTTGACGATGAGTTATTTTGTTCTTCGACAGCGTTTCCGATTTGGCGAAGACTCTCAAAGGCGAATCAGAAGGGCCAGCGGCAGCAAGTCCTTCTCCTGGTCCCTTCACTCTGGTTTCTCAGATCCAGATGCCTTATCCGAACACGAGAAGAAGATATATGCTCTTTAG
- the LOC121986255 gene encoding nudix hydrolase 17, mitochondrial-like has product MVALVSRHGRSLQRYRAGRRLVVGCIPYKFKIDQALEVLVISSQKGPELMFPKGGWELDETLPAAAAREAFEEAGVTGNFEGELGKWLSEDRDKVHYMFAMRATEVLQQWPEMGRRERKWVTVAEARQVCKHPWMREALERLEELVSSGSRQEPRGGGGGLTALTVNSSL; this is encoded by the exons ATGGTTGCTTTGGTCTCTCGCCACGGGAGGAGCCTACAGCGCTACCGCGCCGGCCGCCGGCTCGTCGTCGG ATGCATTCCTTACAAGTTCAAGATCGACCAAGCCCTTGAGGTGCTCGTCATAAGTTCTCAGAAAGGACCTGAACTCATGTTCCCAAAG GGCGGTTGGGAGCTCGATGAAACTCTACCGGCAGCAGCTGCCAGGGAAGCCTTTGAGGAAGCAGGTGTGACAGGAAACTTCGAG GGTGAGCTCGGCAAGTGGCTCAGCGAGGACCGAGACAAGGTCCACTACATGTTCGCCATGAGAGCGACCGAGGTGCTGCAGCAATGGCCTGAAATGGGCAGGAGAGAACGCAAATGG GTGACGGTGGCTGAAGCAAGGCAAGTCTGCAAGCATCCATGGATGAGAGAAGCATTGGAGAGATTGGAAGAGCTCGTCTCGAGTGGAAGTAGGCAAGAgccaagaggaggaggaggaggtttgACAGCACTGACAGTCAATTCTTCACTGTAA
- the LOC121986256 gene encoding THO complex subunit 4D-like, whose protein sequence is MATSLDMSLDDLIKRSSSQRGRGRWRGRGQGQVQVRSRGGGTFHGRGMGRLNGDFLRVKTRPSPYKIAKSFSRTKDMTWRRDLFDDSIEAAGTSGVQTGTKLYISNLDYGISNADIRELFSEVGDLMRCSVHYDGNGRPSGSAEVVYTRRSDAIAALKRYNNVQLDGKPMKVEVIGALGLPMTPRVNVAGVPYGRGRTVMVTPQVAQGGSRSFNHASGINRGGGFQHGRGRGSFRGSGRGRGTRATRGRGRGHGHGGQQSFEKSANELDKELESYRLMNR, encoded by the exons ATGGCTACATCTTTGGATATGTCACTGGATGATCTGATAAAAAGAAGTTCTagtcaaagaggaagagggagatggAGAGGGAGAGGCCAGGGGCAAGTTCAAGTTCGCAGCCGCGGTGGTGGCACTTTTCATGGAAGGGGAATGGGAAGGCTTAATGGAGACTTCCTGAGAGTTAAGACTCGCCCATCACCCTACAAAATTGCCAAG TCTTTCAGTAGAACAAAGGACATGACATGGAGACGTGACCTCTTTGATGATAGCATAGAAGCAGCTGGCACTTCAGGAGTGCAAACAGGCACAAAACTTTACATTTCAAATCTAGATTATGGGATATCCAATGCAGATATAAGG GAGTTATTTTCCGAAGTTGGTGATCTAATGCGCTGTTCTGTTCATTATGATGGGAATGGTCGACCAAGT GGTTCGGCTGAGGTTGTGTACACAAGGAGAAGCGATGCAATAGCTGCTCTAAAACGTTACAACAATGTGCAGCTCGACGGAAAGCCTATGAAAGTAGAAGTTATTGGTGCTTTAGGCTTGCCTATGACTCCTCGTGTGAACGTTGCAGGTGTTCCCTATGGTAGGGGGAGGACAGTTATGGTAAC GCCACAAGTAGCTCAAGGTGGTTCGCGTTCTTTTAATCATGCTTCTGG GATAAATCGGGGTGGTGGCTTTCAACATGGTCGAGGTCGTGGAAGTTTCAGAGGCAGTGGCCGTGGCCGTGGTACTAGGGCTACACGTGGCCGTGGTCGAGGCCATGGTCATGGAGGGCAGCAAAGCTTTGAGAAGTCTGCCAATGAATTAGACAAGGAGCTGGAAAGTTACCGCTTAATGAATAGATGA
- the LOC121987914 gene encoding putative clathrin assembly protein At1g25240, whose amino-acid sequence MAPPKAWWRRAAGVAKDAQSLCLTRIVTGRRRHRGGPEIEAAIIRATSHDDRSMDYKSAGRVFAWARAAPSSFLGPVMWSLSRRASRTRSWVVALKSLLLAHGLLLCSDDAPPPDRLGRLHFDLSDFSDRSSPSGFSAFVRAYFRFLDQRSVFSIRNPNKHDSGQEEDETNSAADADLEELKRLQTLLNLLMQIRPYADGMEVSLILEAMDCVVIEIFDVYSNICDGISRFLIGVRGSSVRSLESRKRRGEIGMRMLRRAAEQSLQLSSYFDLCRTLRLLNTADLPPVQSIPDEDMSALERLLLGVSPEEEKEGGEAEEDAEAEEGRSGTVITQRWVVFDDSERWANSGKVSSPPPISWALAVNAGASAALMGDLIELI is encoded by the coding sequence ATGGCGCCGCCCAAGGCGTGGTGGCGTCGCGCGGCGGGAGTTGCCAAAGACGCCCAGAGCCTCTGCTTGACGAGGATCGTCACCGGCCGCCGTCGCCACCGCGGCGGCCCCGAGATCGAGGCGGCGATCATCCGGGCCACTAGCCACGATGACCGCTCGATGGACTACAAGAGCGCGGGGCGCGTCTTTGCGTGGGCGCGCGCCGCCCCGTCGTCCTTCCTCGGCCCCGTGATGTGGTCGCTCTCCCGCCGCGCCAGCCGCACCCGTTCCTGGGTCGTCGCCCTTAAGTCGCTCCTCCTCGCCCACGGCCTCCTTCTCTGCTCCGACGATGCGCCCCCACCCGACCGCCTAGGCCGCCTCCATTTCGATCTCTCTGATTTCAGCGACCGATCCTCGCCTTCCGGCTTCTCTGCCTTCGTTCGCGCCTATTTCCGCTTCCTCGACCAGCGCTCCGTTTTCTCCATTAGAAACCCTAATAAACACGATTCCGGACAAGAGGAAGACGAAACAAACTCGGCCGCCGACGCCGATCTGGAGGAACTCAAGCGCCTCCAGACTCTCCTCAACCTCCTGATGCAGATCCGCCCATACGCCGACGGGATGGAGGTGAGCCTCATTCTCGAGGCCATGGACTGCGTTGTGATCGAAATCTTCGATGTCTACAGCAACATCTGCGACGGAATCTCGCGATTCCTCATCGGCGTCCGCGGTTCGAGCGTTCGATCCCTAGAATCCAGAAAGCGGAGGGGAGAGATTGGGATGAGGATGCTGCGGCGAGCGGCGGAGCAAAGCTTGCAACTTTCCAGCTACTTCGACCTCTGCCGCACCCTCAGGCTCCTCAACACGGCAGACCTTCCCCCGGTGCAGAGCATTCCCGATGAGGACATGTCGGCGCTCGAGCGGCTCCTCCTGGGCGTCTCtccggaggaggagaaggaaggcggAGAAGCCGAAGAAGACGCGGAAGCAGAGGAGGGGCGTTCCGGGACTGTGATCACGCAGAGGTGGGTGGTGTTCGACGATAGCGAGCGGTGGGCGAATTCTGGGAAAGTCTCTTCGCCTCCGCCGATCTCGTGGGCGTTGGCGGTCAATGCCGGCGCCAGCGCCGCACTGATGGGCGATTTAATTGAGCTGATATGA